The DNA segment CCGCCATCTCCCCCTGGCGCGACCAGATTGCCGCCATCGGCCTTGATGAAGCCGCTCGCATCGTCAAAGCCAACAATCTCCAGGTCACCGGCGTTTGTCGCGGCGGCATGTTCCCGGCGGAAACAGCCGAGGGCCGGCAAAAGCAGATCGACGATAATCTGCGCGCCATCGACGAAGCCGCCTCGCTCAATGCAGATTGCCTCGTTCTTGTCGTTGGTGGCCTGCCCGGATCCTCGAAGGACCTGCCCGGCGCGCGACAGATGGTCAGCGACGGCATTGCCGCCATGCTGCCCCATGCTCGCGCTTCGGGCGTAAAAATCGCCATCGAGCCGCTGCACCCGATGTATGCCGCCGACCGCGCCTGCGTGAACACGATCGACCAGGCCCTCGACATCTGTGAAGACCTCGGCGAAACCGTTGGTGTTGCGATCGACGTCTACCACGTCTGGTGGGACCCGAATCTGGCTCAGGCGATTGCCCGCGCCGGCCGCATGAAGCGCATCTTTGCCCACCACATCTGCGATTGGCTGGTGCCGACCAAAGACATGCTGCTCGATCGGGGCATGATGGGCGATGGCGTTATCGATCTCCCCGCAATCCGCAAGATGATCGAGGATGCGGGCTTCTTCGGGCCGCAGGAAGTGGAGATCTTTTCCCAGGACAACTGGTGGAAGCGTCCCGGCGACGAGGTGCTATCCGTCATCAAGGAGCGCGTCGCGACGGTCTGCTAGAAAAGAAAAAGCCCCGGATCGTGTCCGGGGCTTTTCGTCAGCTGGGTCGCTTACGACACGCGCTGATAGTCGATGCTCGAGCACAGGACCTGGCAGCCCGTGATCTTGAGCGTGTCGGGACCGGTCAGTTCGACGATCGCCTTGGCGCCACCGCCATTGAGGGCAATCTGGCCTTCCCACTTGTTGGGAGCGGTCTGTTCGCCCTGCACGACCTGCTGGTCGACATAGGCAAGGTTTTCCTCGGTGCGGCTATCGCCCTGGATGTCGTTCAGGGTGCCGCAAAGCTGGGTGCCGTCACCGCACAGCTGGAATGTGAAGGTGGTGCCCCACTGGTCCTTCCACACGCCATCGGGATTGGCAGCCTGCTGTGCGGCAGTCGGAACAATGAGAGCGGCAGCAACGGCCGCGGCGGCAACAAAAGACTTCAGCATCATGATAATGCTCCATTATATGTCGTCACGCCCGGCAGCCGCCGTGCGCGAATGTTTAAAATTAAGCCCTGCCCGACAAACGCAGCGTTCTGCGATGGGTTGCGCAAATGTTACCGGCGGAACGTGGCAGCCACTTCGATGTGATTGGACCAGGCGAACTGATCCACTGCGATTAGCTTCTCCAGCCTGAACCCGGCCTGAACGAGATGTTCAGCGTCGCGCGCAAAGGTCTTCGGGTCGCAGGCGACCATGACCACGTGGCGGCATTTGGAAAGGGCAATTTCCTTGATTTGGGCCTGGGCTCCGGCGCGCGGCGGATCGAGGACGAGTGTCTCGAAGGTCAGCTCGAACCGCGTCAGCGGATCGCGGAAGAGGTCACGGGTCTTGGCCGTCACCGTCTTGAGGCCCCTTGTGTGCCGCACCGCCTTGTCAAGCGCGACAATGCCCGCCCGGTCGCTGTCGGCCGCATAGACCGGGGCCACCTGAGCCAGCCGCAGGGCAAAAGGTCCGATACCGCAAAAAAGGTCGGCGACGGATTTGGGCCTTCCGACCGCCTCCAGCACGTAGTCGGCGAGCACCGTCTCGGCCTCGGCCGTCGCCTGGAGGAAGCTGCCGATCGGCAGGTCGACTTCGGAATTGCCCATGGTGACGCTGGGCTGTTGGCGGAGCAGGATCATTTCGCGATCCACGGCCAGCCGCG comes from the Devosia lucknowensis genome and includes:
- a CDS encoding sugar phosphate isomerase/epimerase family protein; translation: MTIRKISLNLATTRQQWGFAEAVDGCLRAGITAISPWRDQIAAIGLDEAARIVKANNLQVTGVCRGGMFPAETAEGRQKQIDDNLRAIDEAASLNADCLVLVVGGLPGSSKDLPGARQMVSDGIAAMLPHARASGVKIAIEPLHPMYAADRACVNTIDQALDICEDLGETVGVAIDVYHVWWDPNLAQAIARAGRMKRIFAHHICDWLVPTKDMLLDRGMMGDGVIDLPAIRKMIEDAGFFGPQEVEIFSQDNWWKRPGDEVLSVIKERVATVC